In Streptomyces sp. SID8374, one genomic interval encodes:
- a CDS encoding hemolysin family protein, with product MTTPLLLLAAAFLLILANGFFVAAEFGLVTVDRPDAERAAAEGDRRARTVVDALRELSFQLSGTQLGITITSLVVGMLAEPALAQLLAGPLTATGLPAGAVPGVGVVIGMLLASAVQMVVGELVPKNWAVSRPLQVARFVAGPQARFATLLRPVITALNTLANRLVRLFGVEPTDELASARTPGELVSLARHSAEAGTLEQDTADLFVRTLSLAGLTAQHVMTPRVKVSALHSSATAEDVLNLTRATGLSRFPVYLDRIDEVVGMVHLKDALAVPAHERLRTPAGRIAVAPLLVPGTLPVERLLRRLRHEQPIAVVVDEYGGTAGVVTLEDIIEELVGEVRDEHDAEGADRPELTSATGEDGRPVWDAEGSCRVHTLRRAGLELPEGPYETVAGLVADLLGRIPAPGDLAELPGWRITVRQVGHNRAERVRFTQVPGPQPQRPAHALLEAVR from the coding sequence ATGACCACCCCTCTGCTGCTCCTCGCGGCGGCCTTCCTCCTCATCCTCGCCAACGGATTCTTCGTGGCAGCCGAATTCGGGCTCGTCACCGTGGACCGGCCCGACGCCGAACGCGCGGCCGCCGAGGGCGACCGACGGGCCCGTACCGTCGTCGACGCCCTGCGCGAACTCTCCTTCCAGCTCTCCGGCACCCAGCTCGGCATCACCATCACCTCGCTGGTCGTCGGCATGCTCGCCGAACCGGCCCTCGCCCAGCTGCTGGCCGGACCCCTCACCGCCACCGGACTGCCCGCGGGCGCCGTCCCCGGCGTCGGTGTCGTCATCGGTATGCTGCTCGCCTCCGCCGTCCAGATGGTCGTCGGCGAACTGGTCCCCAAGAACTGGGCGGTCTCCCGGCCGCTCCAGGTCGCCCGCTTCGTCGCCGGACCGCAGGCCCGCTTCGCCACCCTGCTGCGCCCCGTCATCACCGCGCTGAACACGCTGGCCAACCGGCTGGTGCGGCTCTTCGGCGTGGAGCCCACCGACGAGCTGGCCTCCGCCCGCACCCCGGGCGAACTGGTCTCCCTGGCCCGCCACTCCGCCGAGGCCGGCACCCTGGAACAGGACACCGCCGACCTCTTCGTACGGACCCTCTCGCTGGCCGGGCTCACCGCCCAGCACGTCATGACCCCCCGGGTGAAGGTCAGCGCCCTGCACTCCTCCGCGACCGCCGAGGACGTCCTCAACCTCACCCGCGCCACCGGCCTCTCCCGCTTCCCGGTCTACCTGGACCGCATCGACGAGGTCGTCGGCATGGTCCACCTCAAGGACGCCCTCGCCGTCCCCGCCCACGAGCGGCTGCGCACCCCGGCCGGGCGGATCGCCGTCGCCCCGCTCCTGGTGCCCGGAACCCTGCCGGTGGAGCGGCTGCTGCGGCGGCTGCGCCACGAGCAGCCGATAGCCGTCGTGGTCGACGAGTACGGCGGCACCGCCGGGGTCGTCACCCTGGAGGACATCATCGAGGAGCTGGTCGGCGAGGTCCGCGACGAGCATGACGCGGAGGGGGCGGACCGCCCCGAACTCACCTCCGCCACCGGCGAGGACGGCCGCCCGGTCTGGGACGCCGAGGGCAGCTGCCGGGTCCACACCCTGCGCCGGGCGGGCCTGGAGCTGCCGGAGGGGCCGTACGAGACCGTCGCCGGGCTCGTCGCCGACCTGCTCGGCCGCATCCCCGCCCCCGGCGACCTGGCCGAACTCCCCGGCTGGCGGATCACCGTCCGCCAGGTCGGCCACAACCGCGCGGAGCGGGTCCGCTTCACCCAGGTCCCCGGACCGCAGCCGCAGCGGCCCGCACACGCCCTGCTGGAGGCCGTGCGATGA
- the ribH gene encoding 6,7-dimethyl-8-ribityllumazine synthase, whose protein sequence is MSGKGAPELSVRNCADLRVAVIAAQWHEKVMDGLVDGALRALHELGIDEPTLLRVPGSFELPVVAKVLAGRGYDAIVALGVIIRGGTPHFEYVSQGVTMGLTQVTVDTGVPVGFGVLTCDTEEQALDRAGIEGSNEDKGHEAVTAAVATAATLRTVSEPWR, encoded by the coding sequence ATGAGCGGCAAGGGTGCACCCGAACTGTCCGTACGCAACTGCGCCGACCTCCGGGTGGCCGTCATCGCGGCCCAGTGGCACGAGAAGGTCATGGACGGTCTCGTCGACGGCGCCCTGCGTGCCCTGCACGAGCTGGGCATCGACGAGCCGACGCTGCTCCGCGTCCCCGGCTCCTTCGAGCTGCCCGTCGTCGCCAAGGTGCTCGCCGGCCGCGGCTACGACGCGATCGTCGCCCTCGGCGTGATCATCCGGGGCGGCACCCCCCACTTCGAGTACGTGTCCCAGGGCGTCACCATGGGCCTCACCCAGGTCACCGTCGACACCGGCGTCCCCGTCGGCTTCGGCGTACTGACCTGTGACACCGAGGAGCAGGCCCTCGACCGGGCGGGCATCGAGGGGTCCAACGAGGACAAGGGGCACGAAGCGGTCACGGCCGCCGTCGCCACCGCGGCCACGCTGCGGACCGTCAGCGAACCCTGGCGCTGA
- a CDS encoding phosphoribosyl-ATP diphosphatase, which produces MANKTFEELFAELQLKAAEGDPSTSRTAELVDKGVHAIGKKVVEEAAEVWMAAEYEGKEAAAEEISQLLYHVQVMMVARGISLDDVYAHL; this is translated from the coding sequence ATGGCGAACAAAACCTTCGAAGAGCTCTTCGCCGAGCTCCAGCTCAAGGCCGCCGAAGGCGACCCCTCCACCTCGCGCACCGCCGAACTGGTGGACAAGGGCGTGCATGCCATCGGCAAGAAGGTCGTCGAGGAGGCCGCCGAGGTCTGGATGGCCGCCGAGTACGAGGGCAAGGAGGCCGCTGCCGAGGAGATCTCGCAGCTGCTCTACCACGTCCAGGTGATGATGGTCGCCCGCGGGATCTCCCTCGACGACGTCTACGCCCATCTCTGA
- the ribD gene encoding bifunctional diaminohydroxyphosphoribosylaminopyrimidine deaminase/5-amino-6-(5-phosphoribosylamino)uracil reductase RibD has protein sequence MATAADITAMGRAVTLAARGLGSTSPNPVVGCVITDASGALAGEGFHQRAGGPHAEVHALRAAGERARGGTAYVTLEPCNHTGRTGPCAQALLEAGISRVVYAVGDPNPQATGGADTLRAAGVQVEQGLLAEQAEAGNAAWLTSVRLGRPYVLWKYAATLDGRIAAADTTSRWITSPEARADVHRLRAEADAVIVGSGTARADDPQLGVRGIDGATQPLRVVVDTNATAVKPGARVLDDTAPTLVAVAEDAPAGHLPEDTVLRLPRAATGPGLDLDALLAALHGRGVLSVLLEGGPTLAGAFVAAGKVDKVVGYLAPVLLGAGPAALGDAGITTISGALRLDVIETVRIGPDLRITAAPAPARKGN, from the coding sequence GTGGCCACCGCAGCCGACATCACCGCCATGGGCCGAGCCGTCACGCTCGCCGCCCGCGGTCTCGGCTCCACCAGCCCCAATCCGGTCGTCGGATGTGTCATCACCGACGCCTCCGGAGCCCTGGCCGGTGAAGGCTTCCACCAGCGCGCAGGAGGGCCCCACGCCGAGGTCCACGCCCTGCGCGCGGCCGGCGAGCGGGCCCGGGGCGGCACCGCCTACGTCACCCTCGAACCCTGTAACCACACCGGCCGCACCGGCCCCTGCGCCCAGGCCCTCCTGGAGGCCGGGATCAGCCGGGTCGTGTACGCGGTCGGGGACCCGAACCCGCAGGCCACCGGCGGTGCCGACACCCTGCGCGCGGCCGGGGTCCAGGTCGAACAGGGCCTCCTCGCCGAGCAGGCCGAGGCGGGCAACGCCGCCTGGCTGACCTCGGTGCGCCTGGGCCGCCCGTACGTCCTGTGGAAGTACGCCGCCACCCTCGACGGCCGTATCGCCGCCGCCGACACCACCAGCCGCTGGATCACCTCGCCCGAGGCCCGCGCCGACGTCCACCGGCTCCGCGCCGAGGCCGACGCGGTGATCGTGGGCTCGGGCACCGCCCGCGCCGACGACCCCCAGCTGGGCGTACGCGGCATCGACGGCGCCACCCAGCCCCTGCGGGTCGTCGTCGACACGAACGCCACGGCCGTCAAGCCCGGCGCCCGGGTCCTCGACGACACCGCGCCCACCCTGGTCGCGGTCGCCGAGGACGCCCCGGCCGGCCACCTCCCCGAGGACACCGTCCTGCGGCTGCCCCGCGCCGCCACCGGCCCCGGCCTGGACCTCGACGCCCTCCTCGCCGCCCTGCACGGGCGCGGCGTCCTCTCCGTACTCCTCGAAGGCGGCCCCACCCTCGCCGGAGCCTTCGTCGCCGCGGGAAAGGTCGACAAGGTCGTCGGCTATCTCGCCCCGGTTCTGCTCGGCGCGGGCCCCGCGGCCCTCGGCGACGCCGGAATCACCACCATCTCCGGGGCGTTGCGCCTCGATGTGATCGAGACGGTCCGCATCGGCCCCGATCTGCGCATCACCGCCGCCCCCGCCCCTGCTCGGAAGGGAAACTGA
- a CDS encoding PH domain-containing protein, which produces MSAPRPELPTLPVTFRPTLTRVVLLSVGLAMFLVITAIALMLERLNPGERITFIFVAALFLGVLALLSRPRVTADDTGVTVVNITRTRRLAWEEILRVNLRSGDPWVFLDLSDGTSMPALGIQPGIAKEQAIRDARALRALTESRSTAGDDTP; this is translated from the coding sequence ATGTCCGCGCCCCGGCCCGAGCTCCCCACCCTCCCGGTCACCTTCCGGCCCACCCTCACCCGGGTGGTCCTGCTGAGCGTGGGCCTGGCCATGTTCCTCGTCATCACGGCCATCGCCCTGATGCTGGAGCGGCTCAACCCGGGGGAGCGGATCACCTTCATCTTCGTCGCCGCGCTCTTCCTCGGTGTCCTGGCCCTGCTCAGCAGGCCCAGGGTCACCGCCGACGACACCGGGGTCACCGTCGTCAACATCACCCGGACCCGCAGGCTGGCCTGGGAGGAGATCCTCCGCGTCAACCTGCGCTCCGGCGACCCCTGGGTCTTCCTCGACCTCAGCGACGGCACCAGCATGCCCGCCCTCGGCATCCAGCCCGGCATCGCCAAGGAGCAGGCCATCCGCGACGCCCGCGCCCTGCGCGCCCTCACCGAGTCCCGGTCCACCGCAGGCGACGACACCCCCTGA
- a CDS encoding bifunctional 3,4-dihydroxy-2-butanone-4-phosphate synthase/GTP cyclohydrolase II, translated as MTAQPTWLHPGHDPLAEDLSLDPVEQAIRDIAAGRPVVVVDDEDRENEGDLVIAAEMATPEIVAFMMSECRGLICAPMESDELERLELPQMVADNTESMQTAFTVSVDASAAHGVTTGISAADRATTLRMLAGGTAGPGDFVRPGHIFPLRARSGGVLVRNGHTEAAVDLAKLAGLRPAGAIVEIAGEDGTMLRLPELIPFARKHGLTIISIEDLIAYRRSAEPTVRREAATRLPTAFGDFTAYGYRSTVDGVEHVALVHGDVTENGGEDILVRIHSECLTGDIFQSARCDCGPQLHASMQRITEEGRGVVVYLRGHEGRGIGLLSKLRAYELQERGVDTLDANLELGLPADARDYAAGAQILKDLGVRSLRLMTNNPDKTAAVLHHGLAVTGREPMPVQAGEHNLRYLRTKRDRMGHDLPWLDGAPASPCANQ; from the coding sequence ATGACTGCTCAGCCCACCTGGCTGCACCCCGGCCACGACCCGCTCGCCGAAGACCTCTCCCTGGACCCGGTGGAGCAGGCCATCCGTGACATCGCCGCCGGCCGGCCCGTCGTCGTCGTGGACGACGAGGACCGCGAGAACGAGGGCGACCTCGTCATCGCCGCCGAGATGGCGACCCCGGAGATCGTCGCCTTCATGATGAGCGAGTGCCGCGGACTGATCTGCGCACCCATGGAGAGCGACGAGCTGGAGCGGCTCGAACTCCCGCAGATGGTCGCCGACAACACCGAGTCGATGCAGACCGCCTTCACCGTCTCCGTCGACGCCTCCGCCGCCCACGGCGTCACCACCGGCATCTCCGCCGCCGACCGCGCCACCACCCTGCGGATGCTCGCGGGCGGCACCGCCGGACCCGGCGACTTCGTCCGCCCCGGCCACATCTTCCCGCTGCGCGCCCGCTCCGGCGGCGTCCTCGTCCGCAACGGCCACACCGAGGCCGCCGTCGACCTCGCCAAGCTCGCCGGACTGCGCCCGGCCGGAGCGATCGTGGAGATCGCGGGGGAGGACGGCACCATGCTGCGCCTGCCCGAGCTGATCCCCTTCGCCCGCAAGCACGGCCTGACGATCATCTCCATCGAGGACCTGATCGCCTACCGCCGCAGCGCCGAGCCCACCGTCCGCCGCGAGGCCGCCACCCGCCTGCCCACCGCGTTCGGCGACTTCACCGCGTACGGCTACCGCTCCACCGTCGACGGCGTGGAACATGTCGCCCTCGTCCACGGCGACGTCACGGAGAACGGCGGCGAGGACATCCTCGTCCGCATCCACTCCGAGTGCCTGACCGGCGACATCTTCCAGTCCGCCCGCTGCGACTGCGGCCCCCAGCTGCACGCCTCCATGCAGCGCATCACCGAGGAGGGCCGGGGCGTCGTCGTCTACCTCCGCGGCCACGAGGGGCGCGGCATCGGCCTGCTCTCCAAGCTCCGCGCGTACGAACTCCAGGAGCGCGGCGTGGACACCCTCGACGCCAACCTGGAGCTCGGCCTGCCCGCCGACGCCCGCGACTACGCGGCCGGCGCCCAGATCCTCAAGGACCTCGGCGTACGCAGCCTGCGGCTGATGACCAACAACCCCGACAAGACCGCGGCGGTCCTGCACCACGGGCTCGCCGTCACCGGCCGGGAACCCATGCCCGTGCAGGCCGGCGAGCACAATCTGCGGTACCTGCGCACCAAGCGCGACCGCATGGGCCACGACCTGCCCTGGCTGGACGGCGCCCCCGCGTCGCCCTGCGCCAACCAGTAA
- a CDS encoding AAA family ATPase translates to MDIGTQGAQAPADLAWLRGMDAYTMGAYPQAEEEFRAAVRIDPGMADGWLGLHALRIDTATALLRMYRHRDRFGEQRARHRRPLNSWYWLGWWVQPLLESPRDLLLAHASHWLDGRHVPELDRALAGLPPVDADPQVRFLHACRSYLVKDWEQLVRYTEQLVDDPMLGIEAGLFGGMARVRLEMYGQAEPLLAAALMRCRSEQPQRKELRYWLARAHEGTGRSAAALPLYRAVHRVDPAFMDTSARLAAISEGDGYDESADLAAVMLTGFGAGGAGAEALADGDATLGTDLVDGREPWSIGDAGLLGDGEDPVLSPAAPVEGARRTKTRKPPPFPAGPSDPVLLAEALAQLERMVGLEPVKRQVKALSAQLNMARLRADQGLPVQPPKRHFVFSGPSGTGKTTVARILGRVFYALGLLGGDHLIEAQRADLVGEFLGQTAVKANELIDSALGGVLFVDEAYSLANSGYSKGDAYGDEALQVLLKRAEDNRDHLVVILAGYPEGMDRLLATNPGLSSRFTSRVDFPSYRPLELTAIGSVLAAENDDVWDEEAIDELRSISGHVVDQGWIDELGNGRFLRTLYEKSCAYRDLRLSGYTGTLSREDLSTLRLPDLMQAYGEVLSGRGPVGRGKQEPGGV, encoded by the coding sequence ATGGACATCGGCACACAGGGCGCACAGGCCCCCGCCGACCTCGCCTGGCTGCGTGGCATGGACGCCTACACGATGGGCGCCTACCCGCAGGCCGAGGAGGAGTTCAGAGCTGCGGTACGGATCGATCCCGGCATGGCGGACGGCTGGCTCGGCCTCCATGCCCTGCGCATCGACACCGCCACCGCGCTCTTACGCATGTACCGGCACCGTGACCGCTTCGGCGAACAGCGGGCCCGGCACCGTCGGCCGCTCAACTCCTGGTACTGGCTGGGGTGGTGGGTGCAGCCGCTGCTGGAGAGCCCGCGCGATCTGCTGCTCGCCCACGCCTCGCACTGGCTGGACGGGCGCCATGTGCCGGAGCTGGACCGGGCGTTGGCGGGGCTGCCGCCCGTGGACGCGGACCCGCAGGTGCGGTTCCTGCACGCCTGCCGCTCGTACCTGGTCAAGGACTGGGAGCAGCTGGTGCGGTATACGGAGCAGCTCGTCGACGATCCGATGCTGGGCATAGAGGCGGGGCTCTTCGGGGGCATGGCCCGGGTCCGGCTGGAGATGTACGGGCAGGCCGAACCGCTGCTGGCGGCCGCCCTGATGCGCTGTCGCAGCGAGCAGCCGCAGCGCAAGGAGCTGCGCTACTGGCTGGCGCGGGCCCACGAAGGCACCGGGCGCAGTGCGGCGGCCCTGCCGCTGTACCGGGCGGTGCACCGGGTCGACCCGGCGTTCATGGACACCTCGGCCCGCCTCGCCGCGATCTCCGAGGGCGACGGGTACGACGAGTCCGCCGACCTGGCCGCCGTGATGCTGACCGGCTTCGGCGCGGGCGGTGCGGGGGCGGAGGCGCTTGCGGACGGCGACGCGACGCTGGGCACGGATCTGGTGGACGGCCGCGAGCCGTGGTCCATCGGTGACGCCGGGCTGCTCGGCGACGGCGAGGACCCGGTGCTCTCCCCGGCCGCCCCCGTCGAGGGTGCCCGGCGCACGAAGACCCGGAAGCCGCCGCCGTTCCCGGCCGGGCCGAGCGATCCGGTCCTGCTGGCCGAGGCGCTGGCCCAGCTGGAGCGCATGGTCGGCCTGGAACCGGTGAAGCGGCAGGTGAAGGCGCTCTCCGCACAGCTCAACATGGCCCGGCTGCGGGCCGATCAGGGGCTCCCGGTCCAGCCGCCGAAGCGCCACTTCGTCTTCTCCGGCCCTTCCGGCACCGGCAAGACGACGGTCGCCCGCATCCTCGGCCGGGTCTTCTACGCGCTGGGGCTGCTCGGCGGCGACCATCTGATCGAGGCCCAACGAGCGGACCTGGTGGGTGAGTTCCTGGGGCAGACGGCGGTGAAGGCCAATGAGCTGATCGACTCGGCGCTCGGCGGGGTGCTCTTCGTCGACGAGGCGTACAGCCTGGCCAACTCCGGTTACAGCAAGGGCGACGCGTACGGCGACGAAGCCCTCCAGGTCCTCCTGAAGCGGGCCGAGGACAACCGGGACCACCTCGTCGTCATCCTCGCGGGGTACCCGGAGGGCATGGACCGCCTGCTCGCCACCAACCCGGGGCTCTCCTCCCGGTTCACCAGCCGGGTCGACTTCCCGAGCTACCGCCCGCTCGAACTCACCGCGATCGGCAGCGTGCTGGCCGCCGAGAACGACGACGTGTGGGACGAGGAGGCCATAGACGAGCTGCGCTCCATCAGCGGCCATGTGGTGGACCAGGGCTGGATCGACGAGCTGGGAAACGGCCGCTTCCTGCGCACGCTGTACGAGAAGAGCTGCGCCTACCGCGATCTGCGGCTCTCCGGGTACACCGGGACGCTGAGCCGGGAGGACCTGTCCACGCTGCGGCTGCCGGACCTGATGCAGGCGTACGGCGAGGTGCTGTCGGGGCGCGGTCCTGTGGGCCGGGGGAAGCAGGAGCCGGGCGGGGTGTAG
- the hisG gene encoding ATP phosphoribosyltransferase — protein MLRIAVPNKGALSGSAMAMLHEAGYQQRKESKELVLVDPENEVEFFYLRPRDIAIYVSSGKLDIGITGRDLLLDSGADAEEILQLGFARSTFRYATKPGTAAGPQDFDGMTIATSYEGIVDAHLKEAGVKASIVHLDGAVETAIELGVAQIIADVVETGTSMRNAGLEVIGDPIMTSEAVVIRRNGAPTDDPKVQQFLRRLQGVLVARSYVMMDYDCRVEHLERAVALTPGLESPTISPLHHEGWVAVRSMVAAKEAQRIMDDLYELGARAILTTAIHACRL, from the coding sequence ATGCTGCGCATCGCCGTCCCCAACAAGGGTGCACTCTCCGGCTCTGCGATGGCCATGCTCCATGAGGCCGGCTACCAGCAGCGCAAGGAGTCCAAGGAACTGGTCCTGGTCGACCCGGAGAACGAGGTCGAGTTCTTCTACCTCCGCCCCCGGGACATCGCGATCTACGTCAGCTCCGGCAAGCTGGACATCGGGATCACCGGCCGGGACCTGCTCCTGGACTCGGGCGCGGACGCCGAGGAGATCCTCCAGCTCGGCTTCGCCCGCTCCACCTTCCGTTACGCCACCAAGCCCGGCACCGCCGCGGGCCCGCAGGACTTCGACGGCATGACGATCGCCACCTCCTACGAGGGCATCGTCGACGCGCACCTCAAGGAGGCCGGGGTCAAGGCGTCGATCGTCCACCTCGACGGCGCGGTCGAGACCGCCATCGAGCTGGGCGTCGCCCAGATCATCGCCGACGTCGTCGAGACCGGCACCAGCATGCGCAACGCCGGACTCGAAGTGATCGGCGACCCGATCATGACCTCCGAGGCCGTCGTCATCCGCCGCAACGGCGCCCCGACCGACGACCCCAAGGTCCAGCAGTTCCTCCGCCGCCTCCAGGGCGTCCTGGTCGCCCGGTCCTACGTGATGATGGACTACGACTGCCGCGTGGAGCACCTGGAGCGCGCCGTCGCCCTCACCCCGGGCCTGGAGTCGCCGACCATCTCCCCGCTGCACCACGAGGGCTGGGTCGCCGTCCGCTCCATGGTCGCCGCCAAGGAAGCCCAGCGGATCATGGACGACCTGTACGAGCTCGGCGCCCGCGCCATCCTCACCACGGCCATCCACGCCTGCCGCCTCTGA
- a CDS encoding nicotinamide mononucleotide transporter family protein, whose product MNAVSWLNSEAFTVFGQHIKWADMIGNLIGLAALALGWRRSIWTWPAQLLAGAILFTAFASAHLSGSAGKQLVVIVVALWGWQAWKRGKQQAQDGSLAVRFATWRERGVLIGAAALGTLAVGGLFTLFPSLSWDPWPDAYIFVGTVVAMYAQAKGMVEFWFAWLLVDLVGVPLNFANGFAFSGFVYIIYGALVLWGMRDWWLRTRTPALEGATA is encoded by the coding sequence ATGAACGCCGTCTCCTGGCTCAACTCCGAGGCCTTCACCGTGTTCGGCCAGCACATCAAGTGGGCCGACATGATCGGCAACCTGATCGGCCTGGCCGCCCTGGCCCTCGGCTGGCGGCGCTCCATCTGGACCTGGCCCGCCCAGCTCCTCGCCGGCGCCATCCTCTTCACCGCCTTCGCCTCCGCCCACCTCTCCGGCAGCGCGGGCAAGCAGCTGGTCGTCATCGTCGTCGCCCTGTGGGGCTGGCAGGCCTGGAAGCGGGGCAAGCAGCAGGCCCAGGACGGGTCCCTCGCCGTCCGCTTCGCCACCTGGCGCGAGCGCGGTGTGCTGATCGGCGCCGCCGCCCTCGGCACCCTCGCCGTCGGCGGCCTGTTCACCCTGTTCCCGTCGCTCTCCTGGGACCCGTGGCCGGACGCGTACATCTTCGTCGGCACGGTCGTCGCGATGTACGCCCAGGCCAAGGGCATGGTCGAGTTCTGGTTCGCCTGGCTCCTGGTCGACCTCGTCGGCGTCCCCCTGAACTTCGCCAACGGCTTCGCCTTCTCCGGCTTCGTCTACATCATCTACGGCGCCCTCGTCCTGTGGGGCATGCGCGACTGGTGGCTGCGTACGCGGACACCCGCTCTGGAAGGAGCCACGGCATGA
- a CDS encoding riboflavin synthase, whose amino-acid sequence MFTGIVEELGEVTAVEELADASRFRLRGPVVTDGAKHGDSIAVNGVCLTVVETGEGEFTADVMAETLKRSSLGALTTGSRVNLERPMALGGRLGGHIVQGHVDGTGTIVERAPSEHWEIVKVSLPPELTRYVVEKGSITVDGVSLTVVEAAADYFTISLIPTTLALTTLGHKRPGDPVNLEVDVIAKYVERLLGDRSGSVQGLLPSDRAAGQDPLPGSDRAGQDPR is encoded by the coding sequence GTGTTCACCGGAATTGTCGAAGAACTGGGTGAGGTCACCGCCGTCGAGGAGCTCGCCGACGCCTCCCGCTTCCGGCTGCGCGGCCCCGTCGTCACCGACGGCGCCAAGCACGGCGACTCCATCGCGGTGAACGGCGTCTGCCTCACCGTCGTCGAGACCGGCGAGGGCGAGTTCACCGCCGATGTGATGGCCGAGACCCTCAAGCGCTCCAGCCTCGGTGCCCTCACCACCGGCTCCCGCGTCAACCTGGAGCGCCCGATGGCGCTCGGCGGCCGGCTCGGCGGACACATCGTCCAGGGGCACGTGGACGGCACCGGCACCATCGTGGAGCGCGCCCCTTCCGAGCACTGGGAGATCGTGAAGGTCTCCCTGCCGCCCGAGCTGACCCGGTACGTCGTCGAGAAGGGCTCCATCACCGTCGACGGCGTCAGCCTCACCGTCGTCGAGGCGGCGGCCGACTACTTCACCATCAGCCTCATCCCCACCACCCTCGCCCTGACCACGCTCGGCCACAAGCGGCCCGGCGACCCGGTCAACCTGGAGGTGGACGTCATCGCCAAGTACGTGGAGCGGCTGCTCGGCGACCGGTCCGGTTCCGTACAGGGCCTGCTGCCGAGCGACCGGGCCGCCGGGCAGGACCCGCTGCCGGGAAGCGACCGGGCCGGGCAGGACCCGCGATGA
- a CDS encoding hemolysin family protein — protein sequence MSLLHLLFAALLVLANGFFVGAEFALVSVRRSQIEPLAAQGSGRARTVLYGLENLPRMMAAAQFGITVCSLTLGAVAEPTVARLLEPVFHLARIPEGLIHPLGFALALALVVVLHLVIGEMVPKNLAMAAPERTALWLSPGLVAFARLCRPVTTALGACAGLVLRLFGVEPKDEVEAVFTSEQLNRLVEDSGQAGLLGPEAQERLEDALVLGSRPVTDVLLERGGLVTVDPSVTPRRVEELTVRTGFSRFPVCAEGGGGPFMGYLHVKDVLELEDADRAVPQQLWRPMTTVRAELPLDDALTVMRRAATHLAQVADGSGRILGLVAMEDVLETLVGEVRDPAHRVVPVPLRTVDAAGTEDRALAS from the coding sequence ATGAGCCTGCTCCACCTCCTGTTCGCCGCCCTCCTCGTGCTGGCGAACGGCTTCTTCGTCGGCGCCGAGTTCGCCCTCGTCTCCGTCCGCCGCAGCCAGATCGAACCGCTGGCCGCCCAGGGCTCGGGCCGGGCCCGCACGGTCCTGTACGGGCTGGAGAACCTGCCGCGCATGATGGCCGCCGCCCAGTTCGGCATCACCGTCTGCTCGCTCACCCTCGGAGCCGTCGCCGAGCCGACCGTGGCCCGCCTCCTGGAACCGGTCTTCCACCTGGCCCGCATACCCGAAGGGCTCATCCACCCGCTCGGCTTCGCGCTGGCGCTCGCGCTCGTCGTCGTCCTGCACCTGGTCATCGGCGAGATGGTCCCGAAGAACCTCGCCATGGCCGCCCCCGAGCGCACCGCCCTCTGGCTCAGCCCCGGCCTGGTCGCCTTCGCCCGGCTCTGCCGTCCGGTCACCACCGCGCTGGGCGCCTGCGCCGGTCTGGTGCTGCGGCTCTTCGGCGTCGAACCGAAGGACGAGGTGGAGGCCGTCTTCACCAGCGAGCAGCTCAACCGCCTGGTCGAGGACTCCGGCCAGGCCGGGCTGCTCGGCCCCGAGGCGCAGGAGCGCCTGGAGGACGCCCTGGTCCTGGGCAGCCGGCCGGTCACCGATGTCCTGCTGGAGCGGGGCGGCCTGGTGACCGTGGACCCGTCGGTGACCCCGCGCCGGGTCGAGGAGCTGACGGTACGGACCGGCTTCTCCCGCTTCCCCGTCTGCGCGGAGGGCGGGGGAGGCCCGTTCATGGGCTACCTGCACGTCAAGGACGTCCTGGAGCTGGAGGACGCCGACCGCGCGGTCCCGCAGCAGCTCTGGCGCCCGATGACGACCGTACGGGCCGAACTCCCCCTCGACGACGCCCTGACGGTGATGCGCCGCGCCGCGACCCACCTGGCCCAGGTCGCGGACGGCTCGGGGCGCATCCTCGGCCTGGTGGCGATGGAGGACGTCCTGGAGACGCTGGTGGGCGAGGTCCGCGACCCGGCCCACCGGGTGGTTCCGGTACCCCTGCGCACGGTGGACGCGGCGGGTACGGAGGACCGGGCCCTGGCCTCCTGA